Proteins from one Amycolatopsis benzoatilytica AK 16/65 genomic window:
- a CDS encoding glutamine synthetase, which produces MTPFDRPLGPRSLAVRAEAGAAGAAVLRRVLAEDGARLLLLVPDPHARFAAVELAAPFAAEVLDRGYGVCSYVFAWTPEREPLPETEQLRSYLGGFGDLRVRLDAATAFPLGDRTWAVVGDAELPSGAPAGLAPRTVLREQLATLEKHGLVPSIGIEHEVVFRTAEGTPLTGHGVDYAVGGTERLAPLLSDLRSATAGLGVESARAECHPGQYEVVLRHRDALAACDDALLLRLLTRRVAARHGVQADYSAAPEPGQGNSGHVHLSLSASDGPVGFPFALGAFLAGVLRDARALSAVWAPTWNSYVRLRTAPFSPRELRWGPDDRTCAVRLCGTSSAPRLEFRFAGADAQPHLVVAALLAAGAAGLADELTPPADGVPVGELAASPWEALALIAEGRVAKLLGEEVAAQQAALLREELDAALGSVTDLQRRRSALRS; this is translated from the coding sequence GTGACGCCGTTCGACCGCCCGCTCGGGCCGCGCTCGCTGGCCGTGCGTGCCGAAGCGGGCGCTGCGGGCGCTGCGGTGCTGCGCCGGGTGCTGGCCGAGGACGGCGCCAGGTTGCTGCTGCTGGTCCCCGATCCGCACGCCCGATTCGCCGCGGTGGAGCTGGCCGCGCCGTTCGCCGCCGAGGTCTTGGACCGCGGGTACGGCGTCTGCAGTTACGTCTTCGCCTGGACCCCGGAGCGCGAGCCATTGCCGGAGACCGAACAGCTGCGGTCCTACCTCGGTGGCTTCGGTGACCTGCGAGTCCGGCTCGACGCGGCGACCGCGTTCCCGCTCGGCGATCGCACCTGGGCGGTGGTCGGGGACGCCGAGCTGCCGTCCGGCGCACCGGCCGGGCTCGCTCCCCGGACCGTCCTGCGGGAGCAGCTGGCAACGCTGGAGAAACACGGGCTGGTCCCCTCGATCGGGATCGAGCACGAGGTCGTTTTCCGCACTGCCGAAGGAACTCCGCTCACCGGGCACGGCGTGGACTACGCCGTCGGCGGCACCGAACGGCTCGCTCCGCTGCTGTCCGACCTGCGCTCGGCGACCGCGGGGCTGGGCGTCGAATCGGCACGCGCGGAGTGTCATCCGGGCCAGTACGAAGTGGTCCTGCGTCATCGCGACGCGCTCGCTGCCTGCGACGACGCCTTGCTGCTGCGGCTGCTGACCCGCCGGGTGGCCGCGCGGCACGGGGTGCAGGCCGACTATTCGGCCGCGCCGGAACCGGGCCAGGGCAACTCGGGCCATGTCCATCTGTCGCTGTCCGCTTCGGACGGTCCGGTCGGGTTTCCGTTCGCGCTGGGCGCTTTCCTGGCCGGGGTCCTGCGCGATGCCCGAGCCTTGTCCGCGGTGTGGGCGCCGACCTGGAACAGCTATGTCCGGCTGCGCACCGCCCCGTTCTCGCCGCGCGAGCTGCGCTGGGGCCCGGACGATCGCACCTGCGCGGTCCGGCTGTGCGGCACGTCGTCCGCGCCGCGGCTGGAGTTCCGGTTCGCCGGAGCGGACGCGCAGCCGCATCTCGTCGTCGCCGCGCTGCTCGCCGCGGGCGCCGCCGGGCTTGCCGACGAGCTGACGCCGCCCGCGGACGGCGTCCCGGTCGGAGAGCTGGCAGCGTCGCCGTGGGAGGCGTTGGCGCTGATAGCCGAGGGGCGCGTGGCGAAATTGCTCGGGGAGGAGGTGGCTGCGCAACAGGCCGCGTTGCTACGCGAAGAACTCGACGCCGCGCTCGGGTCGGTGACGGATCTGCAGCGCCGCCGGAGCGCGCTGCGGTCCTGA
- a CDS encoding lysine N(6)-hydroxylase/L-ornithine N(5)-oxygenase family protein has product MRRYHLAGVGIGPFNLSLAALADPLDHLDVVLFDARPEFRWHPGLLLDGATLQVPFLADLVTLVDPTSRHSFLNYLRERGRLLPFYFAERFHLPRAEYDDYGRWAAERLPSCRFGHEVTGLRWIGGEEAFELTVAGSEPVLAESVVLGVGTQPSVPEPLRPLVSAPDVLALHAADYLAFRPELLAADRVTVVGSGQSGAEVFLDLLRSRSTVDGLRWLARTPAFAPMEYSKLGLEHFTPDYTAYFHRLPEPVRDQLLPTQWQLYQGIDAETMAEIHDELYRRSIGGGWPGAVLTPGVEVVSATGGDEIELGLRHLQQGTAATHRTSAVVAATGYADTPTGPLLHGLGDAVHRDERGRLVIGADYRVGLDVPGALFVQNAELHTHGPGAPDLGLGAWRAAAILNEVCGKPVYDLPERTAFTTFGLDQTEDQ; this is encoded by the coding sequence GTGAGGCGCTACCACCTCGCGGGCGTCGGGATCGGCCCGTTCAACCTGTCGCTGGCGGCGCTGGCGGACCCGCTCGACCACCTGGACGTCGTGCTGTTCGACGCGCGGCCGGAGTTCCGCTGGCATCCGGGTCTGCTCCTGGACGGCGCGACGCTGCAGGTGCCGTTCCTGGCCGACCTGGTGACCCTGGTCGACCCCACCAGCCGCCATTCGTTCCTGAACTACCTGCGCGAACGCGGCCGGCTGCTGCCGTTCTATTTCGCCGAGCGATTCCACCTGCCGCGCGCCGAATACGACGACTACGGCCGCTGGGCGGCGGAACGGCTGCCGTCGTGCCGGTTCGGGCACGAGGTGACCGGGCTGCGCTGGATCGGCGGCGAAGAAGCGTTCGAGCTGACTGTCGCCGGGTCCGAGCCGGTGCTGGCCGAGTCGGTCGTGCTCGGCGTCGGTACCCAGCCGAGCGTGCCGGAACCGTTGCGACCCTTGGTGTCCGCGCCGGACGTGCTCGCCCTGCACGCGGCGGACTACCTCGCGTTCCGGCCCGAGCTGCTCGCCGCGGACCGGGTGACGGTGGTCGGTTCCGGGCAATCGGGCGCCGAGGTGTTCCTCGACCTGCTGCGCTCGAGGTCCACTGTGGACGGATTGCGCTGGCTCGCGCGGACGCCGGCGTTCGCGCCGATGGAGTACTCGAAGCTCGGACTGGAACACTTCACCCCGGACTACACCGCGTACTTCCACCGTCTTCCGGAACCGGTCCGCGACCAGTTGCTCCCGACGCAATGGCAGCTCTACCAAGGGATCGACGCCGAAACGATGGCGGAGATCCACGACGAGCTGTACCGCAGGAGCATCGGCGGCGGCTGGCCGGGCGCGGTGCTGACCCCCGGCGTCGAGGTGGTGTCCGCGACCGGCGGGGACGAGATCGAGCTGGGCCTGCGGCACCTCCAGCAAGGAACGGCCGCGACCCATCGCACGTCCGCGGTGGTCGCCGCGACCGGCTACGCGGACACGCCGACCGGTCCGTTGCTGCACGGGCTCGGCGACGCGGTGCACCGCGACGAGCGAGGGCGGCTCGTGATCGGCGCCGATTACCGCGTCGGGCTCGACGTGCCCGGCGCGTTGTTCGTGCAGAACGCGGAGCTGCACACACACGGCCCCGGCGCGCCGGACCTCGGCCTCGGCGCGTGGCGGGCCGCGGCGATTCTCAACGAGGTGTGCGGAAAACCGGTCTACGACCTGCCCGAGCGCACCGCCTTCACCACGTTCGGCCTTGACCAGACGGAGGACCAGTGA
- a CDS encoding pyridoxal phosphate-dependent decarboxylase family protein, which produces MADAPSASAGAPGPQLSSAEWLAGGPGGADRLARLLPAALRGMAAGTAERGGPVPAGGPVAVAASLARAADAGSPDGSVAAGGLPKHGVGAEQALEELATLLAAGSADPADPACAAHLHCPPLAVAVAADAVASALNPSMDSWDQAPVASEIERQFTSGIAGLCYPDAARPDAVVTSGGTEGNLLGLLLARESGVTRPVCGANSHHSVARAAWLLGLPAPVVVPCADDRMVPSALAEALAPLGAQAVVVATAGTTNTGRIDPLPEIAEICRRTGARLHVDAAYGGMALCSETLRRRVAGLELADSVALDLHKFGWQPVAAGVFAARAEADLQALTVRAEYLNADDDTEAGLPDLLGRSLRTSRRPDAFRMAVTVRALGTSGLGALVERCCANASAVHEMVSAHPALRSWGVPELSTVVFRPLAADELAGLAGDDLVAQVRRRLLEDGTAVVGRGALPTGPDGAAQLWLKLTLLHPHTSPADYRAVLDAVAASAADLRANVARESPVAS; this is translated from the coding sequence ATGGCGGATGCGCCCTCGGCCTCGGCAGGCGCGCCGGGCCCCCAGCTCTCCTCGGCGGAGTGGCTGGCCGGCGGACCCGGCGGCGCGGACCGGCTGGCCCGGCTGCTTCCGGCGGCCCTGCGCGGAATGGCGGCCGGCACGGCGGAGCGCGGCGGCCCGGTCCCGGCCGGTGGTCCGGTCGCGGTGGCGGCTTCGCTCGCTCGCGCGGCGGACGCCGGTTCGCCGGACGGATCCGTCGCCGCCGGCGGCCTCCCGAAGCACGGTGTCGGAGCGGAACAAGCGCTGGAAGAACTCGCGACTCTCCTGGCGGCCGGGTCGGCCGATCCGGCGGATCCGGCGTGCGCGGCGCACTTGCACTGTCCGCCGCTGGCGGTCGCGGTCGCGGCTGACGCGGTGGCGTCCGCGCTGAACCCGTCGATGGATTCCTGGGACCAGGCGCCGGTGGCGAGCGAGATCGAACGGCAGTTCACCTCCGGCATCGCCGGGCTCTGCTACCCGGACGCCGCGCGTCCGGACGCGGTCGTCACGTCCGGCGGCACCGAGGGCAACCTGCTCGGCCTGCTCCTGGCTCGGGAATCGGGGGTCACCCGGCCGGTCTGCGGCGCGAATTCGCACCACAGCGTCGCCAGGGCCGCCTGGCTGCTGGGCCTCCCCGCGCCGGTCGTGGTGCCGTGCGCGGACGACCGGATGGTCCCGTCGGCGCTCGCCGAGGCTCTCGCGCCGCTCGGTGCGCAGGCGGTCGTCGTGGCGACCGCGGGCACCACGAACACCGGCCGGATCGATCCGTTGCCGGAGATCGCGGAGATCTGCCGTCGCACGGGTGCCCGTCTGCACGTCGATGCCGCATATGGCGGCATGGCGCTGTGCAGCGAAACGCTCCGCCGTCGCGTGGCCGGGCTGGAACTGGCCGATTCGGTGGCCCTTGACCTGCACAAATTCGGCTGGCAGCCGGTCGCGGCCGGGGTGTTCGCCGCTCGCGCGGAAGCGGATCTGCAAGCGCTCACCGTCCGCGCCGAGTATCTGAACGCCGATGACGACACTGAGGCCGGTCTGCCGGATCTGCTCGGCCGATCGCTGCGTACGTCGCGCCGGCCGGATGCGTTCCGGATGGCCGTCACCGTGCGCGCGCTCGGCACGTCCGGGCTTGGTGCGCTGGTGGAACGCTGCTGCGCCAACGCCTCCGCTGTGCACGAGATGGTCAGCGCCCATCCCGCGCTGCGTTCATGGGGCGTGCCGGAGCTGTCCACAGTGGTCTTCCGGCCGCTGGCGGCGGACGAGCTGGCCGGGCTGGCTGGCGACGATCTCGTCGCGCAGGTGCGCCGGAGGTTGCTGGAGGACGGCACCGCGGTGGTCGGCCGCGGCGCGTTGCCGACCGGTCCGGACGGTGCGGCCCAGCTGTGGCTCAAGCTCACTTTGCTGCATCCGCACACGTCGCCGGCCGACTACCGGGCGGTGCTGGACGCGGTCGCGGCGAGCGCGGCGGACCTTCGGGCGAACGTCGCGCGGGAAAGCCCGGTCGCCTCGTGA
- a CDS encoding PPK2 family polyphosphate kinase has protein sequence MAKKQQNGNQVRDALRVNGELPDPASSPVGPEKKEKGGKKLATAGERLASLQEALYAEGAGGGERSVLLVLQGMDTSGKGGTVGHVLGLVNPMGVQYSGFKKPTAAERRHDFLWRIKRRLPTPGHLGVFDRSHYEDILVPRVLGQLGAAERRQRYTQINAFEKELADNGTTVLKVFLHISPEEQLRRLTARLDRPEKRWKFDPSDIEARRQWPAYQSAYEDVFKRTSTGHAPWFVVPADRKWYRNWAVAELLIETLTELDPQFPEPGYDIEEQRIALKGVDVTG, from the coding sequence ATGGCGAAGAAGCAGCAGAACGGGAACCAGGTCCGCGACGCACTCCGGGTGAACGGCGAACTGCCGGACCCGGCTTCCTCGCCGGTGGGGCCGGAGAAGAAGGAGAAGGGCGGCAAGAAGCTCGCGACGGCGGGGGAGCGGCTCGCCTCCCTGCAGGAAGCGCTGTATGCCGAGGGCGCCGGCGGCGGCGAGCGCAGCGTGCTGCTGGTGCTGCAGGGCATGGACACGTCCGGCAAGGGCGGCACCGTCGGGCACGTGCTCGGCCTGGTGAACCCGATGGGCGTGCAGTACTCCGGGTTCAAGAAACCGACGGCCGCCGAGCGCAGGCACGACTTCCTGTGGCGGATCAAGCGCCGCCTGCCGACTCCGGGCCACCTCGGCGTGTTCGACCGGTCGCATTACGAGGACATCCTCGTGCCGCGCGTGCTCGGCCAGCTCGGCGCGGCCGAACGGCGGCAGCGCTACACGCAGATCAACGCCTTCGAGAAGGAGCTGGCGGACAACGGCACCACGGTGCTGAAGGTGTTCCTGCACATTTCGCCGGAGGAACAGCTGCGCCGGCTCACCGCGCGACTGGACCGGCCGGAGAAGCGGTGGAAGTTCGACCCGTCGGACATCGAGGCGCGGCGGCAGTGGCCTGCGTACCAATCCGCCTACGAGGACGTGTTCAAGCGCACCTCGACCGGCCATGCGCCGTGGTTCGTCGTGCCCGCCGACCGCAAGTGGTACCGGAACTGGGCGGTCGCCGAGCTGCTGATCGAGACGCTGACCGAGCTGGACCCGCAGTTCCCCGAGCCCGGTTACGACATCGAAGAGCAGCGCATCGCGCTCAAGGGTGTTGACGTGACCGGCTGA
- a CDS encoding LLM class F420-dependent oxidoreductase — MSRWGLTIPLTGVPLVEHRALIEELPDLGYTDAWSAETAGTDAFTPLALASQWAPQLRLGTAIVPVYTRGPGLLAMSASTLAELAPGRFVLGIGASSPVIVEGWNSAEFAKPYQRTRDTLRFLRSALAGEKVTADYETFSVGKFRLERAADPAPSIMLAALRPGMLRLAAEEADGAITNWLAAADVPKVREVVGPDVELAARIFVCPTEDAAAARGLGRMLISSYLTVPAYAAFHDWLGRGDQLRPMHEAWAAGERKKANEAIPDEVVDSLVIHGSVESCREQVQSYVDNGLTTPVLAVLPTGGDVFEQVRGLAPAR; from the coding sequence ATGTCCCGCTGGGGTTTGACGATCCCGCTCACCGGGGTCCCGCTGGTCGAGCACCGGGCGCTGATCGAGGAGCTGCCGGATCTCGGGTACACCGACGCCTGGAGCGCCGAGACCGCGGGGACAGACGCGTTCACGCCGCTGGCTCTCGCGTCGCAGTGGGCGCCGCAGCTGCGGCTGGGCACCGCGATCGTGCCGGTGTACACGCGCGGGCCGGGACTGCTGGCGATGAGCGCGTCGACCCTGGCGGAGCTGGCTCCCGGCCGGTTCGTGCTCGGCATCGGGGCGTCGTCGCCGGTGATCGTGGAGGGCTGGAACTCGGCGGAGTTCGCCAAGCCGTATCAGCGCACCCGCGACACGCTGCGGTTCCTGCGTTCGGCGTTGGCGGGGGAGAAGGTGACCGCGGACTACGAGACGTTCTCGGTCGGCAAGTTCCGGTTGGAACGGGCGGCCGACCCCGCGCCGTCGATCATGCTGGCCGCGCTGCGGCCGGGGATGCTCCGGCTGGCGGCCGAGGAGGCGGACGGGGCGATCACGAACTGGCTGGCCGCCGCCGACGTGCCGAAGGTGCGCGAGGTCGTCGGCCCGGACGTCGAGCTGGCGGCGCGGATTTTCGTCTGTCCGACCGAGGACGCCGCGGCGGCGCGCGGGCTCGGCCGGATGCTGATCTCGTCGTACCTCACCGTGCCCGCCTACGCCGCGTTCCACGATTGGCTCGGCCGCGGCGACCAGCTGCGTCCGATGCACGAGGCATGGGCGGCCGGCGAACGGAAGAAGGCGAACGAGGCGATCCCGGACGAGGTGGTCGATTCGCTGGTGATCCACGGCAGCGTCGAGTCGTGCCGGGAACAGGTTCAGTCGTATGTGGACAACGGGCTGACCACCCCGGTGCTGGCGGTGCTGCCGACCGGCGGCGACGTTTTCGAGCAGGTGCGCGGCCTGGCCCCGGCACGCTGA
- a CDS encoding IucA/IucC family protein, with amino-acid sequence MTLTDDAAWRAAGSLVTHKMLGELSYEAMLVPRPGEPTQAGHRSWQLDLPGDVSYRFEARRGAFESWTVLAGSASRVHREVETPADDPRTLVVDARERLGLTGLRLADVLAELTATVANEATRLRRAPSAAALSKMDYNLADGHLTGHPRLVLNKGRVGFSARDRARYAPESGADIRLRWYAVHRDLAQFRSVAGLDAESLLREELDAETRAEFAARTAKLGDPAEYLWVPVHPWQADEIIGTLYAAELAVGRMADLGESSDVYRPHQTVRTLANRSAPSRRDVKTAVSVRNTLVYRGLNSAATLAGPSVTEWLRRIDAADPLLSEKYRFELLGEVASVSVRHPLFGSLEELPYRFHETLGALWREPLAARLDEGEQAISFAALPYRDIAGETVLTRLITQSGEGTEAWLARLFDLLLTPLLQWLLRYGVGFCPHGQNLVLVVDPAGRPLRVAIKDFAQGVDLMDEDLPCYADLPPEADADMLRWPAHLLAQSLFSSVFSGQLRFWAEILLDDLGFARSEFWALVREVVGRYRDENPDVAGRFDACRLFAPDVERVTLNREHFAGQGFDKVERDDEFDVRWGRVPNPLHRPDPDGVW; translated from the coding sequence GTGACCCTGACCGACGACGCCGCTTGGCGGGCCGCGGGCTCGCTCGTCACGCACAAGATGCTCGGCGAGCTGTCCTACGAGGCGATGCTGGTACCCCGGCCCGGCGAACCGACGCAGGCCGGGCACCGCAGCTGGCAGCTCGACCTGCCCGGCGACGTCTCGTACCGCTTCGAAGCCCGCCGCGGCGCGTTCGAGTCATGGACGGTCCTGGCGGGCAGCGCGAGCCGGGTTCACCGCGAGGTCGAGACTCCGGCGGACGATCCGCGCACGCTGGTGGTCGATGCCCGCGAACGCCTTGGCCTGACCGGGCTCAGGCTGGCCGACGTCCTCGCCGAGCTGACCGCGACGGTCGCCAACGAAGCTACCCGGCTGCGCCGCGCCCCCAGCGCGGCCGCACTGTCCAAGATGGACTACAACTTGGCCGACGGGCACCTCACCGGGCACCCGCGGCTGGTGCTGAACAAGGGCCGCGTCGGCTTCTCCGCCCGTGACCGGGCCCGCTACGCGCCGGAGTCCGGCGCGGACATCCGGCTCCGCTGGTACGCCGTGCACCGGGACCTCGCGCAGTTCCGCAGCGTGGCCGGCCTGGACGCGGAATCCTTGCTGCGCGAGGAGCTGGACGCCGAAACCCGGGCCGAATTCGCCGCGCGTACCGCGAAACTGGGCGATCCGGCCGAATACCTCTGGGTGCCGGTCCACCCGTGGCAGGCCGACGAGATCATCGGCACGCTCTACGCCGCCGAGCTGGCCGTCGGCCGGATGGCGGATCTGGGCGAGAGCAGCGACGTGTACCGTCCGCACCAGACGGTCCGGACGCTGGCCAACCGCTCGGCGCCGAGCCGGCGGGACGTGAAAACCGCGGTGTCCGTGCGCAACACCCTCGTCTACCGCGGTCTGAACTCCGCCGCGACGCTCGCCGGGCCGTCGGTCACCGAATGGCTGCGCCGGATCGACGCCGCGGACCCGCTGCTGTCCGAGAAGTACCGCTTCGAGCTGCTCGGCGAGGTGGCGAGCGTGTCCGTCCGGCATCCGCTGTTCGGCTCGCTCGAGGAGCTGCCGTACCGGTTCCACGAGACCCTCGGCGCGTTGTGGCGCGAGCCGCTGGCCGCTCGCCTCGACGAAGGCGAACAGGCGATTTCCTTCGCTGCCCTGCCCTACCGCGACATCGCCGGTGAAACCGTGCTGACCAGGCTCATCACCCAGTCCGGCGAAGGAACGGAGGCGTGGCTGGCGCGGCTGTTCGACCTGCTGCTCACGCCGCTGCTGCAATGGCTGCTCCGGTACGGCGTCGGCTTCTGCCCGCACGGGCAGAACCTGGTCCTCGTGGTCGACCCGGCTGGCCGGCCGCTGCGCGTCGCGATCAAGGACTTCGCCCAGGGTGTCGACCTGATGGACGAAGACCTGCCCTGTTACGCGGATCTCCCGCCGGAAGCCGACGCGGACATGCTGCGCTGGCCCGCGCACCTGCTCGCGCAGTCGCTGTTCAGCTCGGTCTTCTCCGGGCAGCTGCGGTTCTGGGCGGAGATCCTGCTGGACGACCTGGGCTTCGCGCGCAGCGAGTTCTGGGCGCTGGTGCGCGAGGTCGTCGGCCGCTACCGCGACGAAAACCCGGACGTGGCCGGGCGGTTCGACGCCTGCCGGCTGTTCGCGCCGGACGTCGAGCGCGTCACGCTCAACCGCGAACACTTCGCCGGGCAAGGCTTCGACAAGGTCGAACGGGACGACGAGTTCGACGTCCGCTGGGGCCGGGTGCCGAATCCTTTGCACCGCCCCGATCCGGACGGCGTGTGGTGA
- a CDS encoding prolyl oligopeptidase family serine peptidase: MLGVTDSALEDVPFLRQQSRTQRFTLGSPKAFRVSPDGARVLFLRSATGADPRHSLWSFDLATGEETKLVDAAELVSGEEDLPPEERARRERARETGGGVVAFGVDDAFTVVTFTLSGKLYTLDLASGETRVLVDGSVIDPRPNPAGTHVAYVRERRLRVVELASGDDRVLAGEDGEDVTWGLAEFIAGEEMDRTRGYWWAPDGRSLIVERVDNGPVPRWTIGDPANPQQPANVVAYPSAGSPNAEVSLAVFGLDGSRVDVARGDWEYLATVHWSAGGQPLLAVQPRDQKQLAVLELDPADGSLNELHVETDEHWVELVHGLPAWTADGRLVVESAADGDHRLLVDGKPVTPQGMQLRAVVHVGEEVLFTASEDDPTQIHLYRTEGGEVRRLSTADGVHVGAGSAALTVLSSWSLEYSGPKVTVLRDGVEAGSISTATVDPEIVPNLTLLTLGERQLRAALVLPRGYEASEGRLPVLMDPYGGPHAQRVLQSRNAFLVPQWLADQGFAVLIVDGRGSPGRGPAWEKEIAGKLADVTLADQVDALHAAAARYPELDLDRVAIRGWSYGGYLSALAVLRRPDVFHAGVAGAPVTDWSLYDTHYTERYLGKPQDEPASYEHNSLIADAGELSRALLIVHGLADDNVFPAHALRLSSALLAKGRPHGFLPLAGATHMTPQAEEVAENLMRLQVDWIHRELAEAGKER; the protein is encoded by the coding sequence GTGCTCGGCGTGACCGATTCCGCTCTCGAAGACGTTCCGTTCCTCCGCCAGCAGTCCCGCACCCAGCGGTTCACGCTCGGCTCGCCCAAGGCGTTCCGGGTCTCCCCGGACGGCGCGCGGGTGCTGTTCCTGCGCAGCGCCACCGGCGCCGATCCGCGGCACAGCCTGTGGTCGTTCGACCTCGCGACCGGCGAGGAAACGAAGCTGGTGGACGCCGCCGAACTGGTCTCCGGCGAAGAGGACCTGCCGCCCGAGGAGCGGGCGCGGCGCGAGCGGGCCCGCGAGACCGGCGGCGGCGTGGTGGCGTTCGGGGTGGACGATGCGTTCACCGTCGTCACGTTCACCTTGTCGGGCAAGCTGTACACGCTCGACCTCGCCAGCGGCGAGACGCGAGTGCTGGTCGACGGCTCGGTGATCGACCCGCGTCCCAACCCGGCTGGCACGCACGTCGCGTACGTGCGCGAGCGACGGCTGCGCGTGGTCGAGCTGGCGTCGGGCGACGACCGGGTGCTGGCCGGCGAAGACGGCGAAGACGTCACGTGGGGGCTCGCGGAGTTCATCGCGGGCGAGGAAATGGACCGCACGCGCGGGTACTGGTGGGCGCCGGACGGGCGCAGCCTGATCGTGGAGCGCGTGGACAACGGGCCGGTGCCGCGCTGGACGATCGGCGACCCGGCGAACCCGCAGCAGCCGGCGAATGTCGTGGCGTACCCGTCGGCCGGCTCGCCGAACGCCGAGGTCTCGCTGGCCGTGTTCGGCCTCGACGGCAGCCGCGTCGACGTGGCGAGGGGCGACTGGGAGTACCTGGCCACCGTGCACTGGTCGGCGGGCGGGCAGCCGCTGCTGGCCGTCCAGCCGCGGGACCAGAAGCAGCTGGCGGTGCTGGAGCTGGACCCGGCAGACGGTTCGCTGAACGAGCTGCACGTCGAGACCGACGAGCACTGGGTGGAGCTGGTTCACGGCCTCCCGGCGTGGACCGCGGACGGCAGGCTGGTGGTGGAGAGCGCTGCGGACGGCGATCACCGGCTTCTCGTCGACGGGAAGCCCGTTACGCCGCAGGGGATGCAGCTGCGCGCAGTGGTGCACGTCGGCGAGGAAGTCCTCTTCACCGCTTCGGAAGACGACCCGACGCAGATCCACCTGTACCGCACGGAAGGCGGCGAAGTACGGAGGCTGTCTACTGCCGACGGCGTACACGTCGGTGCAGGCAGCGCGGCGCTGACGGTCCTTTCTTCGTGGAGCCTTGAGTACAGCGGTCCGAAGGTGACCGTGCTGCGAGACGGGGTCGAGGCAGGCTCGATCAGCACGGCGACGGTGGACCCGGAGATCGTGCCTAACCTGACCTTGCTCACGCTCGGCGAGCGTCAGCTGCGCGCGGCGTTGGTGCTGCCGCGCGGCTACGAAGCCAGTGAAGGCAGACTGCCGGTGCTAATGGACCCGTACGGCGGCCCGCACGCACAGCGTGTCCTGCAGAGCCGCAACGCGTTCCTCGTGCCGCAGTGGCTTGCAGATCAGGGCTTCGCAGTGCTGATTGTCGATGGTCGCGGTTCGCCGGGCCGGGGGCCGGCCTGGGAGAAGGAGATCGCCGGGAAGCTCGCTGACGTCACGCTCGCAGACCAGGTCGACGCGCTGCACGCGGCCGCCGCGCGCTATCCCGAGCTGGACCTGGACCGCGTCGCGATCCGCGGTTGGTCGTACGGCGGCTACCTGTCCGCGCTCGCCGTGCTTCGTCGTCCGGACGTCTTCCACGCTGGTGTCGCGGGCGCGCCCGTCACCGACTGGTCGCTGTACGACACGCACTACACCGAGCGCTACCTCGGCAAACCGCAGGACGAGCCGGCGAGCTACGAGCACAACTCGCTCATCGCGGACGCTGGCGAGCTTTCGCGCGCACTGTTGATCGTGCACGGTTTGGCCGACGACAACGTCTTCCCGGCGCACGCGCTTCGGCTCTCGTCGGCGCTGCTGGCGAAGGGCCGCCCGCACGGGTTCCTGCCGCTCGCCGGTGCGACGCACATGACGCCGCAGGCCGAGGAGGTCGCGGAGAATCTCATGCGGCTTCAGGTCGACTGGATCCATCGCGAACTGGCCGAGGCCGGGAAGGAACGCTGA